The following coding sequences lie in one Triticum urartu cultivar G1812 unplaced genomic scaffold, Tu2.1 TuUngrouped_contig_6179, whole genome shotgun sequence genomic window:
- the LOC125530253 gene encoding G-type lectin S-receptor-like serine/threonine-protein kinase SD2-5 isoform X2 yields MAAVSISPALHLLPLILLFLLATNEGATLNITNQCSYTVWPAIVPMGGGMQLDPGKWWILDMPAGTAAGCVWARTGCIFDAKGNGSCQTGDCGGMLACARNGQPPNTVAEFALGRFNNTDVFNISLVLGFNVPMEFLPMPAQGGPDCNKGIHCNYPMDYSSSTLTCPTGTNYQWRREMAEEELGELQGTPMRFTFQQLNVATEQFIHKLGEGGFGPVFKGQFGEDIIAVKCLDQTGQGNTEFLAEIQTIGSIHHINLVRLIGFCAEKSYKLLVYEYMPKGSLDRWIYSRGDNTTPRLDWRMRHKIIIQIAKALSYLHEECMDIIAHLDVKPQNILLDDDFNAKLSDFGLCKLINRDKSQVITRMRGTRGYLAPEWLTMQISEKADVYSFGIVIMEIVSGRKNLDTSLFEESMHLITLLQEKVKCDCLVDLIDKHNATMQVHKEEVIQMMKLAMWCLQIDFKKRPKMSQVVEVLEGTMNADTNIDHNFVATSPASYGIAGNVMFSSPPLASGLSGPR; encoded by the exons ATGGCAGCGGTGAGCATCTCTCCAGCTCTCCACCTCCTGCCTCTCATCCTCCTGTTTCTCCTTGCCACCAATGAGGGTGCCACATTAAACATCACCAACCAATGCTCCTACACCGTGTGGCCGGCCATTGTGCCGATGGGCGGCGGCATGCAGCTTGATCCGGGCAAGTGGTGGATATTGGACATGCCTGCTGGCACTGCTGCTGGTTGTGTGTGGGCGCGAACGGGCTGCATATTTGATGCCAAAGGAAACGGCTCGTGCCAAACGGGCGACTGTGGCGGCATGCTTGCTTGTGCGAGGAACGGTCAGCCACCCAACACGGTGGCTGAGTTTGCACTCGGCCGGTTCAACAACACGGATGTCTTCAACATCTCCCTCGTCCTCGGCTTCAACGTGCCCATGGAATTTCTACCGATGCCAGCCCAGGGAGGGCCAGACTGCAACAAGGGGATACACTGCAACTACCCCATGGATTATTCCTCGAGCACTTTGACTTGCCCGACAGGCACTAACTACCAG TGGCGCAGGGAGATGGCTGAGGAAGAGCTCGGGGAGCTCCAAGGAACACCAATGAGGTTCACATTTCAACAATTAAATGTAGCAACCGAGCAATTCATAcacaagcttggagaaggaggatTTGGACCTGTTTTCAAGGGACAGTTTGGTGAGGACATAATTGCAGTGAAGTGTCTGGATCAAACTGGTCAGGGAAATACAGAATTTCTGGCAGAAATTCAAACAATTGGTAGCATACATCATATCAATCTTGTGAGACTGATTGGTTTCTGTGCAGAGAAATCATACAAACTCTTGGTGTATGAGTATATGCCCAAAGGATCCTTGGACAGGTGGATTTATTCTCGAGGTGATAATACTACTCCTCGGCTAGATTGGAGGATGCGGCACAAAATTATTATTCAGATAGCTAAGGCCCTCTCTTATCTCCATGAGGAGTGCATGGACATAATTGCTCATTTGGATGTCAAACCACAAAATATCCTATTAGATGATGATTTCAATGCTAAACTTTCTGATTTTGGATTGTGTAAGCTTATAAATAGGGATAAGAGCCAAGTGATTACTAGAATGAGAGGCACACGAGGATATTTGGCTCCTGAATGGTTGACAATGCAAATCTCAGAAAAAGCCGACGTATACAGCTTTGGCATTGTGATCATGGAAATCGTCAGTGGAAGAAAGAACCTTGACACTTCCCTGTTTGAAGAGAGCATGCATCTTATTACCCTATTGCAAGAGAAGGTGAAGTGTGATTGTTTGGTAGATTTGATTGATAAGCACAATGCTACCATGCAAGTACACAAGGAAGAAGTAATTCAGATGATGAAGCTCGCAATGTGGTGCTTGCAAATTGATTTTAAAAAAAGGCCTAAAATGTCTCAAGTCGTCGAAGTCTTGGAAGGTACCATGAATGCAGATACCAATATAGACCATAACTTCGTTGCAACAAGTCCAGCAAGCTATGGTATTGCTGGAAATGTGATGTTCTCAAGTCCACCCCTAGCCTCCGGCTTATCTGGCCCTAGGTAA
- the LOC125530253 gene encoding G-type lectin S-receptor-like serine/threonine-protein kinase SD2-5 isoform X1 → MAAVSISPALHLLPLILLFLLATNEGATLNITNQCSYTVWPAIVPMGGGMQLDPGKWWILDMPAGTAAGCVWARTGCIFDAKGNGSCQTGDCGGMLACARNGQPPNTVAEFALGRFNNTDVFNISLVLGFNVPMEFLPMPAQGGPDCNKGIHCNYPMDYSSSTLTCPTGTNYQVVFCPSTSGKWRREMAEEELGELQGTPMRFTFQQLNVATEQFIHKLGEGGFGPVFKGQFGEDIIAVKCLDQTGQGNTEFLAEIQTIGSIHHINLVRLIGFCAEKSYKLLVYEYMPKGSLDRWIYSRGDNTTPRLDWRMRHKIIIQIAKALSYLHEECMDIIAHLDVKPQNILLDDDFNAKLSDFGLCKLINRDKSQVITRMRGTRGYLAPEWLTMQISEKADVYSFGIVIMEIVSGRKNLDTSLFEESMHLITLLQEKVKCDCLVDLIDKHNATMQVHKEEVIQMMKLAMWCLQIDFKKRPKMSQVVEVLEGTMNADTNIDHNFVATSPASYGIAGNVMFSSPPLASGLSGPR, encoded by the exons ATGGCAGCGGTGAGCATCTCTCCAGCTCTCCACCTCCTGCCTCTCATCCTCCTGTTTCTCCTTGCCACCAATGAGGGTGCCACATTAAACATCACCAACCAATGCTCCTACACCGTGTGGCCGGCCATTGTGCCGATGGGCGGCGGCATGCAGCTTGATCCGGGCAAGTGGTGGATATTGGACATGCCTGCTGGCACTGCTGCTGGTTGTGTGTGGGCGCGAACGGGCTGCATATTTGATGCCAAAGGAAACGGCTCGTGCCAAACGGGCGACTGTGGCGGCATGCTTGCTTGTGCGAGGAACGGTCAGCCACCCAACACGGTGGCTGAGTTTGCACTCGGCCGGTTCAACAACACGGATGTCTTCAACATCTCCCTCGTCCTCGGCTTCAACGTGCCCATGGAATTTCTACCGATGCCAGCCCAGGGAGGGCCAGACTGCAACAAGGGGATACACTGCAACTACCCCATGGATTATTCCTCGAGCACTTTGACTTGCCCGACAGGCACTAACTACCAGGTCGTTTTCTGTCCCTCAACTTCAGGGAAG TGGCGCAGGGAGATGGCTGAGGAAGAGCTCGGGGAGCTCCAAGGAACACCAATGAGGTTCACATTTCAACAATTAAATGTAGCAACCGAGCAATTCATAcacaagcttggagaaggaggatTTGGACCTGTTTTCAAGGGACAGTTTGGTGAGGACATAATTGCAGTGAAGTGTCTGGATCAAACTGGTCAGGGAAATACAGAATTTCTGGCAGAAATTCAAACAATTGGTAGCATACATCATATCAATCTTGTGAGACTGATTGGTTTCTGTGCAGAGAAATCATACAAACTCTTGGTGTATGAGTATATGCCCAAAGGATCCTTGGACAGGTGGATTTATTCTCGAGGTGATAATACTACTCCTCGGCTAGATTGGAGGATGCGGCACAAAATTATTATTCAGATAGCTAAGGCCCTCTCTTATCTCCATGAGGAGTGCATGGACATAATTGCTCATTTGGATGTCAAACCACAAAATATCCTATTAGATGATGATTTCAATGCTAAACTTTCTGATTTTGGATTGTGTAAGCTTATAAATAGGGATAAGAGCCAAGTGATTACTAGAATGAGAGGCACACGAGGATATTTGGCTCCTGAATGGTTGACAATGCAAATCTCAGAAAAAGCCGACGTATACAGCTTTGGCATTGTGATCATGGAAATCGTCAGTGGAAGAAAGAACCTTGACACTTCCCTGTTTGAAGAGAGCATGCATCTTATTACCCTATTGCAAGAGAAGGTGAAGTGTGATTGTTTGGTAGATTTGATTGATAAGCACAATGCTACCATGCAAGTACACAAGGAAGAAGTAATTCAGATGATGAAGCTCGCAATGTGGTGCTTGCAAATTGATTTTAAAAAAAGGCCTAAAATGTCTCAAGTCGTCGAAGTCTTGGAAGGTACCATGAATGCAGATACCAATATAGACCATAACTTCGTTGCAACAAGTCCAGCAAGCTATGGTATTGCTGGAAATGTGATGTTCTCAAGTCCACCCCTAGCCTCCGGCTTATCTGGCCCTAGGTAA